A part of Aurantimicrobium sp. MWH-Uga1 genomic DNA contains:
- a CDS encoding DUF4233 domain-containing protein has translation MSTPPRRRSAQTSLGQVVLGFELIVVALAALTIFGLGALPPVLALGGGAALCLLMVITIALMMRYKWAFFLGWIVQVILVASGFLVTMLFLIGAVFAGIWTFAMTTGAKLDSQSKGNS, from the coding sequence ATGAGCACCCCTCCACGCAGAAGGTCAGCACAGACCTCTCTCGGACAAGTAGTTCTTGGCTTTGAATTGATTGTTGTGGCACTGGCAGCATTGACCATTTTTGGCTTAGGCGCTTTACCTCCTGTATTGGCTTTGGGTGGGGGAGCAGCTCTATGTCTGCTGATGGTCATCACCATCGCCCTGATGATGAGGTACAAGTGGGCATTCTTCCTCGGCTGGATTGTTCAAGTGATTCTTGTTGCTTCAGGATTCCTTGTCACGATGTTGTTTTTGATCGGTGCTGTCTTCGCCGGTATCTGGACCTTCGCCATGACGACAGGTGCAAAACTTGATTCTCAAAG